The Salegentibacter sp. Hel_I_6 region CATCAAGTTTATTATACTTTCCGAAGTGATCCATAAGCATCGTAATGCGCTCATCAAATTCTTCCAGCATTTCTTCGTCCCCAAAAACTCTAATTTGGTTTCCACGCGCTACTATTTTTAGCTTGGGGAAATACTTTTTTAAAAGTTCTATATTCTCGTTCTGTTGCCCAAAAAATTCGCGGGGATTAATTTCTGAAAGTTCAATAACAATTTCGTTCAAAAGCTTATGGTTTTAGTTGAAAACTGATGTTAAAAACATTTTTATTTATAGCGGTTCTTTATTTGTAGCTACTAAGTTTTAATGCTAATTTTGGCTGGCAGAATTAAGATTTGTTGCATTGAATTTTAAACTGAAAAAACAAGAAAACTTATCTTTGCCTGCTATACAAACTTACATAAAATAAGCGCTTACAAGTTAAAAAAATATTAACAATCACCTATGGCTATTATTACTTTAACCACCGATTTTGGAGAGAAAGATTACTTTGTGGGCGCGGTTAAAGGAGCTATTTATAGCGAATTGAAAGAAATTAGAATTGTTGATATTTCACATTCTGTTTCCCCATTCCATATTAGCGAGGCTGCCTACATTATAAAGAATGCTTACAACAGTTTTCCAAAAGGCAGTATTCATATTATTGGAATAGATTCAGAATTTACTCCCGAAAATAAACACCTGGCTGTTTTACTGGACGATCATTATTTTATTTGTGCCAACAATGGAATTTTATCTTTGCTGGCTTCCGAAATTAAACCCGAGAAGATTGTTGAAATAAATATTCACGATGCTATTGATACCAATTTTCCTGTTTTAGATGTGTTTGTAAAAGTTGCAAGCCATTTAGCCCGCGGCGGAACCCTGGAAGTGATTGGTAAAAATATAAACGAGATAAAGTACCTCAAACAGTTTGAACCTACTATAAATTCTGAAAAAAATCAGATTGTGGGGCACGTTCTGTATATTGATAACTATGGAAATGTGGTGACCAATATTAGCAGAAAGCTTTTTGAAAATGTTGGAAAAGGAAGAAATTACGTAATTAGTGCCAGAATGGTTACTTTCCCAAAAATTTATGAAGCTTATTCCGATTGGATTAACTTCGAGATTGAAAAGGAAAATAGGGGAGAAGAGGACGGAAAAAGATTGGCGTTATTCAATTCAGCAGGGTATATAGAATTGGCAATTTATAAAAGTAATCCTTCTACCGTGGGGAGCGCATCCACACTATTTGGCCTGGAGCACCGCGATACGGTAACAATTAAATTTGAAGAAAAATGATACACAGAATTGTGAAGATGGAATTTGACCCTACTAAAGTTGAAGAATTCCTTTCTAATTTTGAAGAAAATAAAAGTAAAATAAGAGCTTTTGGAGGTTGTTATAAATTACAATTATTACGGGGGAAAGACAATACAAATATCTTTTTTACGTATAGTTATTGGGTTGATGAAACTTCTTTAGAAAATTACCGTAATTCTGAATTATTTAAAGATGTTTGGGCCAAGACCAAAGTGCTTTTTAATGCAAAACCTGAAGCCTGGAGTACAGAAATTATAAGCAGTCAATAATATAATTAGAATCACACTTGCCAATGCTGGCTATCTTAAACAAAGAAATAAATTCATTTTTTTCGTCGCCAATCGGTTATTTGGTGATTGGGATTTTCCTGGTGGTTTGTGGCTTGTTCTTATTTGTTTTTACCGGGGAATATAACATCCTGGATAATGGTTTTGCCGATGTAAAACCATTCTTTAACCTGGCACCCTGGATCTTTATCTTCCTAATTCCTGCCATTACCATGAAAAGTTTTTCTGAAGAAAAACGACAAGGAACAATGGAGTTACTTCTTACGCGGCCAATCGGTTTTACGCAACTTATTTTGGGAAAATATTTTGGAGCTTTAATTCTTGTGATTTTAGCCATTTTACCAAGTATTCTATACGTAATTACTATTGACCAACTGGGAAAACCCGTGGGGAATTTTGATCTTGGTGCAACCCTGGGTTCCTACCTCGGGCTTATTTTTTTAGCCGCTTGTTATACTGCAATCGGGATTTTTGCTTCTTCCTTTTCCCAAAACCAGATCATTTCTTTTGTGATCGCGGTTTTTCTATGCTTTATAAGTTATTTCGCTTTTGAAGGTTTAGGAAATTTAGATTTTTTTGGCAGTATAAATTATGGAGCAGAATATTTAGGAATTAGCTATCATTACCAGAGCATAAGTAGGGGTGTTATTGATACCCGGGATGTAATTTACTTCTTAAGTTTTATCGTGCTTTTCCTGAAACTAACAGAGCTTAGGTTGAAATCAATTCAGAAAAATTCTTAAGCTTTGAAACAACAAAACACATATAAAGCTGTATTTCTGTTGTTTATTGGTATCATTGCGATTAATCTTTTGGCGGCCAACTTTTTTGAACGTATAGATCTTACACAGGATAAGCGCTACACCTTATCACCGGCCGCTTTAGAAATAGTAGAAGATGCTAATTCGCCTATTGTGATTGAAGTTTTTTTAGAAGGAAATTTCCCTTCCCAATTTAGACGACTTCGGAATGAAACCCGGCAAATGCTGGAAGAATTTTCAGCTTATAACACGAATATAAAATTCATTTTCACCGATCCTTTAGCGAAAAGTAATGACGCGGAAGCTACAGGAACAGATTTCTACGAACGTGGAATGCCACCGGCAAGAATAAGCGTTCAGGAAAACGGTAAAAGTTCTGAGGCCTTAATTTTCCCCTGGGCGCTAGCCAGGCTTGGAGATAAGAAAGTGCAAATTCCTTTGTTGAAAAACAAACTTGGCGCTACAGATGAAGAACTTGTAACCAGCTCTGTTCAGCAACTGGAATACGCAATTGCAAATGCCTTGAGCAAATTAATTTATCCGCGGGAAAAGAAAATCGCAGTGATGCGTGGTAATGGGGAATTGCCTGAAGCTCAAATAGCCGATTTTATAAAAACGCTGCAGGAGTATTATTTTATGGCGCCGTTTACTTTAGATTCGGCTGCTGTAAATCCTCAAAAAACGCTTCAGCAATTAAAAGAATACGATTTGATTCTCGAGGCAAAACCAACCAAGGCATTTACCGAGAATGAAAAATATGTTTTAGACCAATATACAATGAATGGTGGCAAGTCGCTTTGGCTTACCGAAGCCGTTGCCATGGAAACCGATAGCTTATTAAACCCCACAGGAAGGGCATTTGCCTTACCGCGAGATCTTAATCTCGGCGATTTTTTCTTTTCCTACGGAATTAGAGTTAACCCGGTTTTGGTTAACGATATTTATTCGGCACCTATAATTCTGGCTTCCGGGCAGGGAAATAATACGCGGTTTAATCCGTATCCCTGGTTTTATAGTCCGTTAACCACTTCGCCCAACGATCATCCGATTATCAATAACATTGAAGCGGTGAAATTTGAGTATGCGAATCAAATTGATACGCTTCAGAATAAGCTGGACAAAATCATACTTTTAAGCAGTTCGCCACAAACAAAACTGGAAGGTACACCGCGACAAATCAGTCTGGAAATGGTAAGCAGGGAACCAGATTTGGCTTCGTATAAAGATGGGGAGCAACCGCTTGCTGTTTTGTTGGAAGGTGAATTTACTTCCGTTTATAAAAACAGAATTAAACCTTTTAGAATCGATAATTCTTTAGACGAAAGTGAGTCTACGAAAATGTTGGTAATTGCCGATGGAGATGTCATTAAAAACGATGTTCAACGAGGCGAACCTTTAGAGCTTGGTTTTGAGCGTTACACAGGAAATACCTACGGAAATAAAGAATTTCTACTTAACGCGGTAAATTATATGTTGGATGATACCGGGCTTATAGATATACGCAGTAAAGAGGTGAACATCCCATTTCTAGACGATCAAAAAACCGCAAATGAGCGGGAAAAATGGCAGGGGATTAATATTATTCTTCCTCTGATTTTATTGGGACTTTTCGCTTTCGGATTTAATTATTTTAGAAAAAGAAAATACCTTAAATAGCTTTTTCAGTATTTACTTTTCTGAAATTAAAATCAACATATTAACAATCCTAAAATTATTATTCAGGTTAATCCTTTTAAAATCAGTTATTTAATATAGATTTTATAGATTTTGATGTTAATAAAAATTGAGCTGGACAGGCGTAGTTTTTAACGGATTAAAATATATTTGTATTGATTTCTAATTAATCACAAAGCCGATGAAATTTATTGTATCCAGCAGTTATTTGCTGAAACAGCTTCAGATACTGGGCGGGGTTATCAACAACACCAACACCCTTCCAATTTTAGACAATTTTTTATTCGATCTTAAGCAGGACGAACTTACCGTTTCTGCCTCAGACCTTGAAACTACAATGTCTGCGAAACTTAAGGTAGAATCAGATTCCGAAGGAAAAATAGCGGTGCCTGCAAAATTACTATTAGACACGCTAAAAACTTTTCCCGAGCAGCCATTGACTTTTGTCGCTGAAGACAACAACACTATAGAATTAAGCTCCAACCACGGTAAATATGCGCTTGCGTATGCTGATGGTGAAGAATTTCCAAATCCTGTGGAATTGGAAGATCCTAGCAGCACCGTTTTAGAAGGCGATATATTGGCAACCGCGATAAGCAAAACTATTTTTGCTTCCGGAAACGATGATCTTCGTCCTGTGATGAGTGGGGTTTTCTTTCAGTTTACTACAGAAGGTTTGACTTTTGTTGCAACTGATGCCCATAAACTGGTAAAATATCAGCGTGAAGACGTTACTGCTTCCCAGGCTTCAGAATTTATTATGCCGAAAAAACCTCTAAATCTTTTAAAAGGAATTTTGGCCGGTAGCGAGAGTGAAGTGCTAATAGAATATAACGATTCTAATGCGAAATTCATCTTTGATGATACGCAATTGGTATGTCGTTTAATTGACGGAAAGTATCCAAATTACGAAGCGGTAATTCCGAAGGAGAATCCGAATAAATTAACCATAGAGCGCAACCAGTTTTTAAGCTCGGTTCGCAGGGTTTCTATTTTTTCTAATAAAACCACGCACCAGGTACGTTTAAAAATTGCCGGAGCTGAACTAAATATTTCTGCAGAAGACGTTGATTACAGCAATAAAGCTGAAGAGCGTTTAACCTGTTCTTACCAGGGCGATGATATGCAAATTGGTTTTAACTCGCGTTTCCTTACTGAAATGCTGAATAATTTAAATTCAGATGAAGTGCAATTGGAAATGAGTTTACCAAACAGAGCCGGAATTTTAACTCCCGTAGACGGACTTGATCCAGGAGAAAAAATTACAATGCTCGTTATGCCGGTAATGCTTAACAACTAGTATTGAGTAAATAGAATTTAGTTAATAGTAAAAAGCAGCCAACCGGCTGCTTTTTTTATTTTGAATAATGTTTCAGGTTTACTTTATAATTTCTATTGTTAAAGGATAATTCGGGATCTCCCCGTTGCTTACTTTGATGGCATTTACAATTGGTAGGATAAGCATAATGACAGCAATACCAATAAGAGCGATTATCCCAAGTCCGAATAAAAAGATTAGCGGAATACATACTAAGCTATATATAAACATGCTTATTTGGAAATTGATAATCATTTTTCCGTGAAAATCCATTCCGGCAACTTTATCTTTTTGTGTAAGCCATAGGATTAATGGAACTATAAAGCCGCCAATTCCGGTAACTAAATCCAATAACTGACTTAAGTGCGTAAGGACGAGCATTTGGTTGTCTTCTCTCATTTTTTCTTTGATTGATGTGATGTCTTCTTTATTAATAGACGATCTTTTTCGCACGATGTTACAATTTTTAAAAGATGCAATTTTTCTCCCCCTCTTTTGGAGGGGGTTGGGGGGAGGCTTATCTTTGCCTTATGAAATTAAACGATACTATTGTAGCGCTTGCCACGCCTTCTGGAGCGGGTGCTATTGCGATAATAAGACTTTCTGGCCCTGAAGCCATTGCTATTGTTTCACCACTTTTTAAAGCAAAAAGCAGGAAGAAACTTGAAGACCAGCCCAGTCATACTTTGCATTTGGGAAATTTAATGGATGGCGATCGTACTTTAGATGAGGTTTTAATTTCAGTATTTAAAGGTTCGAAATCCTATACCGGTGAAGAAACCATAGAAATTTCCTGTCACGGGAGTCCATATATTCAACAGGAGATTATCCAGTTGATGATTAGAAAGGGTTGCCGTTCTGCGGAAGCCGGGGAATTTACGATGCGTGCTTTTCTAAACGGAAAGATGGATTTGAGTCAGGCTGAAGCCGTAGCCGATCTAATTTCTTCTGAAAATCAGGCCTCTCATCAAATGGCACTACAACAAATGCGCGGCGGCTTTTCTAATGAAATTCATAGGTTACGCCAGGAATTACTGGATTTTGCTTCGTTGATTGAATTAGAATTAGATTTTTCTGAAGAAGATGTGGAATTCGCCAATCGAGATCAATTTAAAGAACTGGTAGCTAGAATTCAGCAGGTATTAAAACGTTTAATAGATTCTTTTGCTACCGGAAATGTTCTTAAAAATGGAATTCCCGTTGCGATTGTAGGTGAGCCAAACGTAGGTAAATCTACTTTATTAAATTCACTTTTAAATGAAGAACGAGCCATCGTATCTGAAGTTGCCGGAACCACCCGGGATTCTATTGAAGACGAAATGAGTATTGGTGGTGTTGGATTTAGATTTATTGATACCGCAGGAATAAGAGAGACTCAAGATGTAGTGGAAAGTATCGGAATAAAGCGAACTTTTGAAAAGATCAGTCAGGCGCAGGTAGTTGTTTATCTTTTAAACGCAGAAAAGTTTAAATCTCAAAGTTCAAAATTTAAGGTTGAGATTAAAAAGATTCATAATCAATTTCCTCAAAAACCTCTTGTTGTTATCGCGAATAAAGTAGATCAACTTACGGAAAAAGAGAAAGAGAATTTATTTGAAAATTTAAACGAACTGGAAGGCGCAAGTTTGCAGTTAATTTCTGCTAAAACAGGCGAAGGTGTAGAGGAATTAAAAAGTAAATTACTGGAATTTGTAAACACCGGCGCGCTTAGAAATAATAATACCATCGTAACCAACAGCCGTCACTATAATGCACTTTTAAAAGCTTTGGAAGAAATAAACAAGGTAGAAGAAGGTTTGAATACCGATCTTTCAGGTGATCTTTTAGCCATAGATATTCGTGAAGCTTTGGAATACTTTGGAGAAATCACCGGGCAGGTCACTAATGATGAATTATTGGGGAATATATTTTCTAATTTCTGTATTGGTAAATAAACAGCAAATATCAAATGATGTCAAATGATATTAAATGACATCAAATCGTACTATTATAAAGGCTTTAGAGCCTCTTTTATTTTATGATACATTTCCTATTTTTGCTATTGGTACACCTATTTTTGTGCCTTTGGTACACCTCGATGTTAAAACTTGTGTTCCGGGTGTACCTTGGTACACCTCATATTATTTTTTTAGCTATCTTTAAGGAAAATAAGGAGATATGAAAATTAAGTTAAAAAAGAAAAAGCTAGCTTCCGGGAAGTACAGCCTTTATATCGAATACTATAAAGGAAAAATTAGAGATGCAAATGGTAAGCAGACCAATAAGAGGGAATTCGAGTATCTCAAAGAATATTTATACATAAATCCCAGAAATGCTTCTGAGAAAAAAGAAAATGAAGAAACTCTTTTAAGAGCTGAACAAATACTTTCGATCCGCCGAGCAGAATATGCTCAGGGTAAATATGGTATTAAAGATAGAAGTAAGGATAGACTTCTATTTCTCACTTATTATGATAAACTTAAAGAGGAGCGTTACGAAAACAAAGGAAACTATGATAATTGGGATGCCGCTCAAAATCATATTGAAGACTATTGCAAAAAAAGAAAAGTCACCTTTGAGGATATAGACGAAGATTTTGTCATAGGTTTTAAAAAGTTTTTAAACAAGACCTCCAGTATTAACTCCAAAACTCCCCTTTCCCAAAATTCTAAATATACCTATTACAATAAGTTTAAAGCAGCTTTGAGGCAAGCTTTCGAAGATGGATATACTCGTAGAAACTTTGCTACCACAGTTAAGGGTTTTGCCCAGGGTGAAACATCCAGGGAGCATCTTACACATGAGGAACTTCAGGCAGTGGCAAAAGCATATTGCAAACACCCAGTTTTGAAATCGGCTTTTTTGTTTAGTTGCCTAACAGGATTAAGGTGGAGTGATATTAACAAGCTCGTCTGGTCTGAAGTACGGGATGAAAAAGATGAAACCCGGTTAATTTTTAAGCAGAAAAAAACTTCGGGGCAGGAATATCAATTCATCTCTAACCAGGCAAGACAGCTTTTAGGTAAGAGAAAACGAGAAAATGACAAAGTATTTCAGGGTCTCAAATATGGTGCTCATTTTAATGCTGAAATCCTGAGGTGGTGTATGCGTGCAGGTATTACTAAACATATTACCTTTCATAGTGCCCGCCATACACATGCCGTTCTTCTACTTGAAAATGGTGCTGATATATATACTGTTTCTAAGATCCTGGGCCATAAAGAAATAAGAACTACCCAGGTGTATGCTAAAATAGTAGATAAGAAGAAAAAGGAAGCTGCTTATCTAATTCCCGAACTCGAAATAGATTATGAGTTTTGATTTATTCAAATACCTGACCACCCTTGGCTTCATCTATATTTATGGAAGGCTAATTTTACATTATGGTGAAATGCTTTGGGCTTATATGATGAATGAAAGAATTTTATGGAATATAAAAATTGAAAGACCTAGAATTCTTTTTATGGGGTTGGGTTTGGGAGTTATGCATCTTGCGGTTTATTCGCGGTATACTATTGAATCAGATACGCTTCTAGTCCCAGCAATAAGTTTTCTTGTTTTTTTAGCCGGCTTTTTTCTTTCCATTCTTCCCTGGACGGAAAAATTTAAAAATAGTATGCAGAGCCAAAAGCCAGCTGGCTCTCTAAAAAAGGACAAAAATTTTAATTTGGCTATTTCAGAAGGTCAAATTCAAAAGTTATATCATAATCTAATGAGGTATGATCTTTTGAATTCTGAGAAAACAAGCCTCCTGGATTTCAAAAAGGTGCTTACTGAAAATTGGGAAACTCATAATTCGAAAATCCATTTTAATATGGATGGTGCAAGCTGCAGGGAGTTTTATGATTATTTGACCCGAACCTTTCCCGAAAATTCCTTAACAATGAAAAATTTCTTTGAAACGTCTAAGCTGGTAATAAGATCCGATGGGAAACCTTATAAGTATAATACCATTAAAAGTGCCCCGTTAAAAACGGTCTCCTCGAAGGAGAACGATAGGTTGAATAAAATTTTTCAAGAGCTGACTTTAAACCAGGCAAGATCTAAAGTGGATAAATCTTTTTAAAATATTCGCAAACTATGATCATATCTTCATTAAATTTTTCCGGATAGTAGGCCATCTCTCTTTCGTAATATGCCTGGTGAACTTTTTTCCAGTATTTTAAAGATTTATCACCTTCGCCTTCAGTTGCTGCAAATTCTTCTGTGATTTTATTAAATGGAACCTGCTCTATCTTCAGCGTTTCAATTATAGCTTTTGCATTTCCATTCCAATCCGTCACAATTTGTTGGTCCCCGGCTCTTGGCAGAGGTTCATTATATTTTTTAAACCACCATAATGAAGTAGCAGTTGCTTGCTTTATTCCCTTTACGACTAACTCTGCGCATTCATTCGCGTCTTTTTCATTGTCACAGAAATAGAAAGAAACTGGAACTTCTCCTAATTTATTCTGAGGGTTTTGAGTAAGAAAGTCTTCCCATAGGCTTATTACAGATTTAAAATTTTCCTCCCATTATTCATAGTTTCCCTATCTCGAAATTTTTTGAGTGCTTCTTAAATTTGTTTTATTCCAGTACCTGCCTAGTCCAATTTTGAATAACGCTGCTCTAATAGATCCGAGTATTTTTGCTTGTATTCACTTGATAAGAAGGAGTCTTCTAAAAGAGAAAGAGC contains the following coding sequences:
- a CDS encoding S-adenosyl-l-methionine hydroxide adenosyltransferase family protein, giving the protein MAIITLTTDFGEKDYFVGAVKGAIYSELKEIRIVDISHSVSPFHISEAAYIIKNAYNSFPKGSIHIIGIDSEFTPENKHLAVLLDDHYFICANNGILSLLASEIKPEKIVEINIHDAIDTNFPVLDVFVKVASHLARGGTLEVIGKNINEIKYLKQFEPTINSEKNQIVGHVLYIDNYGNVVTNISRKLFENVGKGRNYVISARMVTFPKIYEAYSDWINFEIEKENRGEEDGKRLALFNSAGYIELAIYKSNPSTVGSASTLFGLEHRDTVTIKFEEK
- a CDS encoding putative quinol monooxygenase, with protein sequence MIHRIVKMEFDPTKVEEFLSNFEENKSKIRAFGGCYKLQLLRGKDNTNIFFTYSYWVDETSLENYRNSELFKDVWAKTKVLFNAKPEAWSTEIISSQ
- the gldF gene encoding gliding motility-associated ABC transporter permease subunit GldF; protein product: MLAILNKEINSFFSSPIGYLVIGIFLVVCGLFLFVFTGEYNILDNGFADVKPFFNLAPWIFIFLIPAITMKSFSEEKRQGTMELLLTRPIGFTQLILGKYFGALILVILAILPSILYVITIDQLGKPVGNFDLGATLGSYLGLIFLAACYTAIGIFASSFSQNQIISFVIAVFLCFISYFAFEGLGNLDFFGSINYGAEYLGISYHYQSISRGVIDTRDVIYFLSFIVLFLKLTELRLKSIQKNS
- the gldG gene encoding gliding motility-associated ABC transporter substrate-binding protein GldG — its product is MKQQNTYKAVFLLFIGIIAINLLAANFFERIDLTQDKRYTLSPAALEIVEDANSPIVIEVFLEGNFPSQFRRLRNETRQMLEEFSAYNTNIKFIFTDPLAKSNDAEATGTDFYERGMPPARISVQENGKSSEALIFPWALARLGDKKVQIPLLKNKLGATDEELVTSSVQQLEYAIANALSKLIYPREKKIAVMRGNGELPEAQIADFIKTLQEYYFMAPFTLDSAAVNPQKTLQQLKEYDLILEAKPTKAFTENEKYVLDQYTMNGGKSLWLTEAVAMETDSLLNPTGRAFALPRDLNLGDFFFSYGIRVNPVLVNDIYSAPIILASGQGNNTRFNPYPWFYSPLTTSPNDHPIINNIEAVKFEYANQIDTLQNKLDKIILLSSSPQTKLEGTPRQISLEMVSREPDLASYKDGEQPLAVLLEGEFTSVYKNRIKPFRIDNSLDESESTKMLVIADGDVIKNDVQRGEPLELGFERYTGNTYGNKEFLLNAVNYMLDDTGLIDIRSKEVNIPFLDDQKTANEREKWQGINIILPLILLGLFAFGFNYFRKRKYLK
- the dnaN gene encoding DNA polymerase III subunit beta, which codes for MKFIVSSSYLLKQLQILGGVINNTNTLPILDNFLFDLKQDELTVSASDLETTMSAKLKVESDSEGKIAVPAKLLLDTLKTFPEQPLTFVAEDNNTIELSSNHGKYALAYADGEEFPNPVELEDPSSTVLEGDILATAISKTIFASGNDDLRPVMSGVFFQFTTEGLTFVATDAHKLVKYQREDVTASQASEFIMPKKPLNLLKGILAGSESEVLIEYNDSNAKFIFDDTQLVCRLIDGKYPNYEAVIPKENPNKLTIERNQFLSSVRRVSIFSNKTTHQVRLKIAGAELNISAEDVDYSNKAEERLTCSYQGDDMQIGFNSRFLTEMLNNLNSDEVQLEMSLPNRAGILTPVDGLDPGEKITMLVMPVMLNN
- a CDS encoding DUF4870 domain-containing protein, whose product is MREDNQMLVLTHLSQLLDLVTGIGGFIVPLILWLTQKDKVAGMDFHGKMIINFQISMFIYSLVCIPLIFLFGLGIIALIGIAVIMLILPIVNAIKVSNGEIPNYPLTIEIIK
- the mnmE gene encoding tRNA uridine-5-carboxymethylaminomethyl(34) synthesis GTPase MnmE, producing MKLNDTIVALATPSGAGAIAIIRLSGPEAIAIVSPLFKAKSRKKLEDQPSHTLHLGNLMDGDRTLDEVLISVFKGSKSYTGEETIEISCHGSPYIQQEIIQLMIRKGCRSAEAGEFTMRAFLNGKMDLSQAEAVADLISSENQASHQMALQQMRGGFSNEIHRLRQELLDFASLIELELDFSEEDVEFANRDQFKELVARIQQVLKRLIDSFATGNVLKNGIPVAIVGEPNVGKSTLLNSLLNEERAIVSEVAGTTRDSIEDEMSIGGVGFRFIDTAGIRETQDVVESIGIKRTFEKISQAQVVVYLLNAEKFKSQSSKFKVEIKKIHNQFPQKPLVVIANKVDQLTEKEKENLFENLNELEGASLQLISAKTGEGVEELKSKLLEFVNTGALRNNNTIVTNSRHYNALLKALEEINKVEEGLNTDLSGDLLAIDIREALEYFGEITGQVTNDELLGNIFSNFCIGK
- a CDS encoding site-specific integrase codes for the protein MKIKLKKKKLASGKYSLYIEYYKGKIRDANGKQTNKREFEYLKEYLYINPRNASEKKENEETLLRAEQILSIRRAEYAQGKYGIKDRSKDRLLFLTYYDKLKEERYENKGNYDNWDAAQNHIEDYCKKRKVTFEDIDEDFVIGFKKFLNKTSSINSKTPLSQNSKYTYYNKFKAALRQAFEDGYTRRNFATTVKGFAQGETSREHLTHEELQAVAKAYCKHPVLKSAFLFSCLTGLRWSDINKLVWSEVRDEKDETRLIFKQKKTSGQEYQFISNQARQLLGKRKRENDKVFQGLKYGAHFNAEILRWCMRAGITKHITFHSARHTHAVLLLENGADIYTVSKILGHKEIRTTQVYAKIVDKKKKEAAYLIPELEIDYEF
- a CDS encoding ASCH domain-containing protein — protein: MSLWEDFLTQNPQNKLGEVPVSFYFCDNEKDANECAELVVKGIKQATATSLWWFKKYNEPLPRAGDQQIVTDWNGNAKAIIETLKIEQVPFNKITEEFAATEGEGDKSLKYWKKVHQAYYEREMAYYPEKFNEDMIIVCEYFKKIYPL